A stretch of Microbacterium sp. LWH3-1.2 DNA encodes these proteins:
- a CDS encoding LLM class flavin-dependent oxidoreductase yields MSDTPFAVALELDADGARPAAPPVSAALSARRLAVRGAAAERFGFTAVTFDDSPLPVADAVARLDAVQRAAFLAPLTSAIGLVPVAHVAYSEPFHVATQLASLDWASNGRAGWIAAASGTAREAAAYGREALSGDHLRRAQEDVIEVARRLWDSWEDDAVIQDAASGRYLDADKLHYIDFEGESFSVKGPLITPRPPQGQLVVVAPAGTAGADVALVTGTDLAEITGAASRARAAGAPLVWAEVEVVLEARGVSATRRLETLGGWTDAGRVRYSGDANGLVALTAGLAASVDGVRLHVAELDVDLEEVGRAVLPALRERIGFRSPRAGETLRDALGLERSVSRYAATAVKEFA; encoded by the coding sequence ATGTCCGACACCCCGTTCGCCGTCGCGCTCGAGCTGGACGCCGACGGCGCCCGCCCCGCGGCACCGCCAGTTTCCGCCGCCCTCTCCGCGCGCCGCCTGGCCGTCCGCGGCGCGGCCGCCGAGCGCTTCGGCTTCACCGCCGTGACGTTCGACGACTCACCGCTGCCGGTCGCCGATGCGGTCGCGCGGCTCGATGCCGTGCAGCGCGCCGCGTTCCTCGCGCCGCTCACGTCGGCCATCGGCCTCGTGCCGGTCGCGCACGTCGCCTACAGCGAGCCGTTCCACGTCGCGACGCAGCTCGCGAGCCTCGACTGGGCCTCGAACGGACGCGCGGGCTGGATCGCCGCAGCCTCTGGGACCGCGCGCGAGGCCGCGGCCTACGGTCGTGAGGCGCTTTCAGGCGACCATCTCCGCCGTGCGCAAGAGGACGTGATCGAGGTCGCTCGCCGCCTTTGGGACTCGTGGGAGGACGACGCTGTCATCCAGGACGCAGCGAGCGGCCGCTACCTCGACGCCGACAAGCTCCACTACATCGACTTCGAGGGCGAGAGCTTCTCGGTGAAGGGTCCGCTCATCACGCCCAGGCCACCGCAGGGGCAGCTGGTCGTGGTGGCGCCGGCCGGCACCGCGGGTGCGGACGTCGCGCTGGTCACGGGTACCGACCTGGCGGAGATCACGGGTGCTGCATCCCGCGCCCGTGCCGCGGGTGCGCCGCTCGTCTGGGCGGAGGTCGAGGTGGTGCTCGAGGCGCGCGGCGTGTCCGCGACGCGGCGGCTCGAGACCCTCGGCGGCTGGACGGACGCCGGGCGCGTGCGCTACTCGGGCGACGCGAACGGTCTCGTCGCGCTGACCGCTGGACTGGCAGCATCCGTCGATGGTGTACGTCTGCACGTCGCAGAGCTCGATGTCGATCTCGAGGAGGTGGGTCGCGCGGTGCTGCCGGCGCTGCGAGAGCGGATCGGCTTCCGTTCGCCGCGGGCGGGCGAGACCCTCCGCGATGCCCTCGGCCTCGAGCGCAGCGTGAGCCGCTACGCCGCCACCGCCGTGAAGGAGTTCGCATGA